A genomic region of Choristoneura fumiferana chromosome 17, NRCan_CFum_1, whole genome shotgun sequence contains the following coding sequences:
- the LOC141436928 gene encoding G-protein coupled receptor Mth2-like isoform X2 gives MCIDYVLPKSGMYENHTVKYFVILETPEMYETDIGFVASALLISCVFLVIVLIVYALLPELRNLCGLILMSYVASLFGGFLMLATLQLVTIAEENTDGVCFGLTITIYYFFLASFCWMNVMSFDIWWTFRGYAKARPIHRRGEGFKYGVYCVYSWGLPAAMTLFMVEIDSVDLRHIPWFIQPKMINSGCFIEGGGKFVYLYVPMLTVIVINWMFFLMTAFNIWRLSRGTAVLDSPATGNPSAHRTHRHRFMLYLKLSVIMGVSWVLEVVSFLAPQFSVWYLTDAYNLLIGVSIFLIFICKKKIYNKLRKRLRCSHPKWSPYSNSRSNSCSSDSDASQDTTSAICSNPTGITYYKR, from the exons ATGTGCATCGACTACGTGCTGCCAAAGAGCGGCATGTATGAAAACCATACTGTCAAATACTTTGTCATCCTCGAGACGCCGGAGATGTATGAAACAGATATCGGATTCGTTGCCAGCG CTCTACTCATCTCCTGCGTGTTCCTGGTGATAGTCCTGATAGTGTACGCCCTGCTGCCTGAGCTAAGGAACCTTTGCGGCCTGATCCTCATGTCTTACGTGGCCAGTTTGTTTGGGGGCTTCCTCATGCTGGCCACACTCCAACTGGTCACTATAGCAGAGGAGAACACGGATGGCGTTTGCTTCGGATTGA CAATTACGATCTACTACTTCTTTTTAGCCAGTTTCTGTTGGATGAATGTTATGTCATTCGATATATGGTGGACTTTTAG AGGGTACGCCAAAGCCCGACCCATTCACCGAAGAGGCGAGGGCTTCAAATACGGCGTGTACTGCGTCTATTCCTGGGGACTGCCGGCTGCCATGACACTGTTCATGGTGGAAATAGACTCTGTCGACCTGCGGCACATCCCCTGGTTTATTCAGCCCAAGATGATAAACTCTGGATGCTTCATTGAAG GTGGAGGAAAATTTGTATACCTGTACGTACCAATGTTGACCGTCATCGTCATAAACTGGATGTTCTTTTTAATGACTGCGTTCAACATCTGGCGGCTGAGCCGCGGCACAGCTGTGCTGGACTCGCCAGCAACTGGGAACCCTTCTGCTCATCGCACACATCGACACAG ATTTATGCTGTACCTAAAGCTTTCCGTGATCATGGGAGTCAGTTGGGTGCTGGAAGTGGTCAGCTTCCTAGCGCCTCAGTTCTCCGTGTGGTACCTCACTGACGCCTACAACCTGCTCATCGGAGTCTCCATCTTCCTTATCTTCATCTGCAAGAAGAAGATCTACAACAAGCTTCGCAAGAG gctcCGCTGCAGCCACCCGAAATGGTCTCCATACTCAAACAGCCGCTCGAACAGTTGCTCCTCGGATTCAGACGCCAGCCAGGATACCACATCCGCAATCTGCTCGAACCCTACTGGAATTACGTATTATAAACGATGA